From one Babesia bovis T2Bo chromosome 3, whole genome shotgun sequence genomic stretch:
- a CDS encoding ZIP Zinc transporter family protein produces MGPGIAKLLSALLIAISGLVGCLVPYLVYYFSRSGEDLKLRQDKIDSRLCLCNCLGSGIIMGMAYLHILPEAVSQWEVESLLWNIGTGHFNPAYFLAMIAFCIMLLIERVLSSGRTPCSAAFNICNESNSCWIPEKEGHCCDSEVKTACCNGEATGCCKESEAQQICCESEMKPSCAGSGSRSETCEEGQTIVTGAIDEESESHRNPMSIRARFRHHHSRLMKRFMEIICPLCECNGLCITFALFLHSLFEGIVIGLVESQWNIWLMTVGIALHKWAAGMALSSFISSNSRKSALVMQTIFCLSSPLGILVGAITAGRSPTAEAVLNCFAVGTLIYIGMEIITHELFCHIHCRKTAFWKWLCVVIGLMVIFITAIIQVYITGGCAHSHLHQHAAEHGHAGHHH; encoded by the exons ATGGGTCCTGGTATAGCTAAATTATTATCGGCTCTGCTGATTGCCATTTCTGGTTTAGTAGGATGCCTCGTACCCTATTTGGTATATTACTTTTCTCGTTCTGGCGAAGACTTGAAGTTACGTCAGGATAAGATTGACTCACGTTTATGTTTATGCAACTGTCTCGGTTCAG GTATTATAATGGGTATGGCATACCTTCATATTTTACCTGAGGCTGTATCTCAGTGGGAGGTAGAGAGCTTGTTGTGGAACATTGGCACCGGTCATTTTAATCCTGCATATTTTTTGGCTATGATAgcattttgtataatgttATTAATTGAGAGAGTTTTATCTTCCGGTCGTACTCCATGTTCCGCTGCTTTTAATATTTGCAATGAATCCAACAGTTGTTGGATCCCTGAAAAGGAGGGGCACTGTTGTGACAGCGAAGTGAAGACGGCCTGCTGTAACGGCGAGGCTACTGGCTGCTGCAAAGAGTCCGAGGCACAACAAATTTGTTGTGAGTCAGAGATGAAGCCGTCATGTGCTGGCAGTGGCTCTCGTAGTGAAACTTGTGAAGAGGGACAAACCATTGTTACTGGCGCGATCGATGAAGAATCTGAATCCCATCGCAATCCTATGTCTATTCGTGCACGTTTTCGTCATCATCACAGTCGTTTAATGAAGCGTTTCATGGAGATCATTTGTCCTCTATGTGAGTGCAATGGTCTTTGTATAACATTTGCTCTTTTTCTACATTCATTATTTGAAG GTATTGTCATTGGCCTCGTCGAATCGCAATGGAACATTTGGCTTATGACTGTAGGCATAGCCTTACACAAATGGGCAGCTGGAATGGCCTTGTCTTCTTTTATTTCTTCAAATTCTCGTAAGAGTGCATTGGTGATGCAAACAATATTTTGTTTGAGTTCTCCTTTGGGCATTTTGGTAGGTGCCATCACTGCTGGCAGGA GCCCTACTGCTGAGGCTGTATTGAATTGCTTTGCCGTGGGTACATTAATTTACATTGGCATGGAGATTATAACCCATGAGCTTTTTTGTCACATACACTGTCGCAAAACGGCATTTTGGAAATGGCTGTGCGTTGTTATCGGATTGATGGTCATTTTCATTACTGCTATAATCCAGGTTTACATTACTGGTGGTTGTGCTCATTCACATCTTCACCAACACGCTGCTGAACATGGCCATGCTGGTCACCATCATTAA
- a CDS encoding NUDIX hydrolase domain family protein codes for MTSDDLIDMSRLGSMADATEVVVMVDKDDNEIGTCTRKEMRQFNKWHRTSCTVLLSNSGSEVEVIYHIRSMKKVYCPGYRDLAFGGVVTVGESYIDNAIRETLEECGLRLSSEHLHELGQYKRDEQCLRCHYKLYVALYNGPLDKLTPQPGEVDEILRAPLSKIDELMSMEKFSRSCPWMASLVKDFVKVGGINQLKEVTM; via the exons ATGACTTCTGATGATTTAATAGATATGTCCCGTTTGGGATCCATGGCAGATGCCACAGAGGTGGTTGTGATGGTTGACAAGGACGACAATGAGATCGGCACTTGCACAAGGAAGGAGATG AGACAATTTAACAAATGGCATCGCACGTCGTGTACAGTTCTTCTATCTAATAGTGGATCTGAGGTAGAggtgatatatcacattcGTTCCATGAAAAAGGTTTACTGCCCCGGTTATCGTGACCTTGCGTTTGGAGGAGTCGTTACGGTGGGCGAATCCTACATTGACAATGCAATCCGTGAGACCCTTGAGGAATGTGGTTTGCGTCTTTCTTCTGAGCATTTGCACGAGCTTGGACAATACAAGCGTGATGAACAATGTTTACGATGCCACTACAAGTTATAT GTGGCACTTTACAATGGACCTTTGGATAAGCTGACTCCTCAACCTGGTGAGGTTGACGAGATCCTTCGAGCGCCTCTCTCTAAAATTGACGAGTTGATGAGCATGGAGAAATTTTCACGTTCCTGTCCTTGGATGGCATCTCTTGTTAAGGATTTCGTGAAAGTTGGTGGCATTAATCAGCTAAAGGAGGTAACTATGTAG
- a CDS encoding NUDIX hydrolase domain family protein, which produces MPHRCTDTIDKARLDSIPQSTEVVVMVDKDDNEIGTCTRKEMRQFNKWHRATSTIILSNIDDPVIYYQVRDEHKDYCPGYYDIGFGGVVTIGETYLDCALRETREESGIDFNEADLIEVAHIARDDVHVRCHYKLYVALYNGPETLDTTKADAKSIFTAKLADVDRLLEEHNFTTACELMLEPLKQFVNQGGLEKLNAKYGRSS; this is translated from the exons ATGCCGCATAGATGTACCGATACGATCGACAAGGCGCGGCTGGATTCCATCCCTCAGTCTACAGAGGTGGTTGTGATGGTTGACAAGGACGACAATGAGATCGGTACTTGCACAAGGAAGGAGATG AGACAATTTAACAAATGGCACAGAGCAACAAGCACTATCATTCTCTCAAATATTGACGACCCAGTGATATACTATCAAGTAAGAGATGAACATAAAGACTATTGTCCAGGGTATTATGATATAGGATTCGGTGGAGTAGTAACG ATCGGAGAGACGTATCTTGACTGTGCATTAAGAGAAACTAGAGAAGAATCTGGAATAGACTTTAATGAGGCCGATCTAATTGAAGTTGCCCATATCGCAAGGGACGATGTGCACGTTAGGTGCCACTACAAGTTATAC GTTGCCCTCTACAACGGTCCCGAGACCTTGGATACCACAAAAGCTGATGCAAAGAGTATTTTTACCGCAAAGCTCGCTGACGTGGACCGACTATTGGAAGAGCATAACTTTACCACAGCATGTGAACTAATGCTGGAACCTCTGAAACAATTCGTCAACCAAGGAGGTTTAGAGAAATTAAACGCAAAATACGGGCGCTCAAGCTAA